In a genomic window of Nocardia fluminea:
- a CDS encoding phage antirepressor KilAC domain-containing protein, producing MRTVGDYFERIVDLDVTAADAQASAERMIDWMVSRGWLLRETSREAMYSLHVDEGYVAGPAWAEIARNGDVDRMPAPVAVTVGRNAHYGGQGEIAPADAKCPSCGATTVIIDYPQAWEADPAVWQPFSAAIDAWRDSGAGAVACTSCDTTSPITDWRWPWGFALGALAFDFWGWPPLTDEFVAEFTARLGHRVDHHTGKF from the coding sequence ATGCGAACGGTGGGTGACTACTTCGAACGGATTGTCGATCTCGATGTAACCGCGGCGGACGCCCAGGCGTCGGCCGAGCGGATGATCGACTGGATGGTGTCGCGGGGCTGGCTGCTTCGGGAGACTTCACGGGAGGCGATGTACAGCCTCCACGTCGACGAAGGGTATGTGGCGGGACCCGCGTGGGCGGAGATCGCCCGGAACGGGGACGTCGATCGGATGCCCGCGCCGGTCGCGGTCACCGTCGGCCGCAACGCCCACTACGGCGGTCAGGGCGAGATCGCACCGGCCGACGCGAAGTGCCCGAGCTGCGGGGCGACCACGGTGATCATCGACTACCCGCAGGCTTGGGAAGCCGATCCCGCGGTGTGGCAACCCTTTTCGGCCGCGATCGACGCGTGGCGGGATTCGGGCGCGGGTGCGGTGGCGTGCACTTCCTGTGATACGACGAGCCCGATCACCGACTGGCGATGGCCATGGGGCTTCGCCCTCGGCGCCCTCGCCTTCGACTTCTGGGGCTGGCCACCGCTCACCGACGAGTTCGTCGCCGAGTTCACCGCCCGCCTCGGCCATCGCGTCGATCACCACACCGGCAAGTTCTGA
- a CDS encoding glyceraldehyde-3-phosphate dehydrogenase yields the protein MIPIIGTLYRGKGVTILLHSRSLVNKSVISILRTHRFARQIGGEELSVDETLPFLQVISRLDLGPCKIDLGQLVMAFHADERGLSIEEFTTSVLAEVSDGNKAVSQGPRDVVLYGFGRIGRLVTRLLIEKAGSGNGLSLRAVVVRKGGDDDLAKRASLLRRDSVHGHFNGTIKVDTDNDTITANGNVIKFIYSDDPTTIDYTAYGIDNAILIDNTGRWRDRDGLEQHLRPGIAKVVLTAPGKGDVPNIVHGVNHRDLDLSQQIFSCASCTTNAIVPPLKAMDDEFGIVRGHVETVHSFTNDQNLLDNYHKADRRGRSAPFNLVLTETGAASAVAKAMPDFKAKITGNSIRVPTPDVSVAILNLQLKQDTTKEDVLAYLRQVSLAGPLSRNLDYTAATDAVSSDFIGSRAASIIDANATIVEGDTAILYVWYDNEFGYSCQVVRTVQYISGIEYPTYPQLGAQSEARELTDAR from the coding sequence ATGATTCCCATCATCGGGACGTTGTACCGCGGCAAGGGTGTGACGATTCTGCTGCACAGCCGGTCGCTGGTGAACAAGTCGGTGATCAGCATCCTGCGCACGCATCGGTTCGCGCGCCAGATCGGCGGCGAAGAGCTGTCGGTAGACGAGACCCTGCCGTTTCTGCAGGTGATCAGCCGGCTCGATCTGGGGCCGTGCAAGATCGACCTGGGTCAGCTCGTGATGGCGTTTCACGCCGACGAGCGGGGTCTGTCGATCGAGGAGTTCACCACCTCGGTGCTGGCCGAGGTGAGCGACGGAAACAAGGCCGTGTCGCAGGGCCCGCGGGATGTGGTGCTCTACGGGTTCGGGCGGATCGGGCGGCTGGTCACCCGCCTGCTGATCGAGAAGGCCGGGTCGGGCAACGGGCTGAGCCTGCGCGCGGTGGTGGTGCGCAAGGGCGGCGACGACGATCTGGCCAAGCGGGCGTCGCTGCTGCGCCGCGACTCGGTGCACGGGCACTTCAACGGCACGATCAAGGTCGACACCGACAACGACACGATCACCGCGAACGGCAACGTCATCAAGTTCATCTACAGCGATGACCCGACGACGATCGACTACACCGCCTACGGCATCGACAACGCGATCCTGATCGACAACACCGGCCGCTGGCGTGACCGCGACGGCCTGGAGCAGCACCTGCGCCCCGGCATCGCGAAGGTCGTGCTCACCGCGCCGGGCAAGGGTGACGTGCCCAACATCGTGCACGGCGTCAACCACCGCGACCTCGACCTGTCGCAGCAGATCTTCTCCTGTGCCTCCTGCACCACCAACGCGATCGTGCCGCCGCTCAAGGCCATGGACGACGAGTTCGGCATCGTGCGTGGACACGTGGAGACGGTGCACTCGTTCACCAACGACCAGAACCTCCTGGACAACTACCACAAGGCCGATCGTCGCGGCCGGTCCGCGCCGTTCAACCTGGTGCTCACCGAGACCGGCGCCGCCTCCGCGGTCGCCAAGGCGATGCCGGACTTCAAGGCCAAGATCACCGGCAACTCCATCCGCGTGCCCACCCCGGATGTGTCGGTCGCGATCCTGAACCTGCAGCTGAAGCAGGACACGACCAAGGAGGACGTGCTCGCGTACCTGCGCCAGGTCTCCCTCGCGGGCCCGTTGAGCCGCAACCTCGACTACACCGCCGCCACCGACGCGGTGTCGAGCGACTTCATCGGCTCGCGCGCGGCCTCGATCATCGACGCCAACGCCACCATCGTCGAGGGCGACACCGCCATCCTCTACGTCTGGTACGACAACGAATTCGGCTACTCGTGCCAGGTCGTGCGGACCGTGCAGTACATCTCGGGCATCGAATACCCGACCTACCCGCAGCTGGGCGCGCAGTCCGAGGCGCGCGAGCTCACCGACGCGCGGTAG
- a CDS encoding AAA family ATPase codes for MTVHTLRPSLPTRPAGSQLDVAGELLAMLSEVQTEPRRNTQLEALTLAVAADLPVLLWGEPGIGKTAALTQLAESLDLPLTTVIASVHEPSDFSGLPIIGDDPATQGVPMAPPDWAVRLVQAGRGLLFLDELSTAPPAVQAALLRVVLERRVGALELPPGVRIVAAANPRSSAADGWELSPPLANRFVHLQWTHEHDVVVRGLGGTWPRATLPQLVPESLSEAVIFARRAVCTLLAARPKLVHQMPTTETRRGGAWASPRSWEMTVRLIAFATAADASRDVLSQLIRGTVGDGPGFELLTSIDRMDLPDPEALLADPAAAELPTRGDLRQAVLDGVVAAVRKQPERARWNAAWSLLVKAVETGAPDLVVVPATTLATLRRDNWEVPAAIERLAGVVSVSQSADRAAARVAVEAGR; via the coding sequence ATGACTGTTCACACTCTCCGCCCGTCGCTCCCGACTCGCCCCGCCGGCTCCCAGCTCGACGTCGCGGGCGAACTCCTCGCCATGCTGAGCGAAGTGCAGACCGAGCCGCGACGCAATACGCAACTGGAAGCTCTCACCTTGGCCGTGGCCGCCGACCTGCCGGTGCTGCTGTGGGGTGAGCCGGGTATCGGTAAGACCGCTGCGCTGACGCAGCTGGCGGAGTCGCTGGATCTCCCGCTGACCACGGTGATCGCGAGTGTGCACGAGCCCTCGGACTTCTCGGGCCTGCCGATCATCGGCGACGACCCCGCGACCCAGGGTGTTCCGATGGCACCGCCGGACTGGGCGGTGCGGCTCGTGCAGGCCGGGCGCGGGTTGCTGTTTCTCGACGAGCTGTCCACCGCACCACCCGCCGTGCAGGCCGCGCTGCTGCGCGTGGTCCTCGAAAGGCGGGTCGGCGCGCTGGAACTGCCGCCGGGCGTGCGCATCGTCGCGGCCGCCAACCCGCGTTCGTCGGCCGCCGACGGCTGGGAGCTGAGTCCGCCGCTGGCGAACCGCTTCGTGCACCTGCAGTGGACCCACGAGCACGACGTCGTCGTCCGCGGCCTCGGCGGAACATGGCCGCGCGCGACCTTGCCTCAGCTCGTTCCCGAAAGCCTGTCGGAGGCAGTCATTTTCGCCCGCCGAGCGGTGTGTACCTTGCTCGCGGCCCGGCCCAAGCTCGTGCATCAGATGCCCACCACCGAAACCCGGCGGGGTGGTGCCTGGGCGTCGCCGCGGAGCTGGGAGATGACCGTGCGGCTCATCGCCTTCGCCACCGCGGCCGACGCGAGTCGTGATGTGCTGTCGCAGTTGATCCGCGGCACGGTCGGCGACGGCCCCGGTTTCGAACTGCTGACCAGCATCGATCGGATGGATCTGCCCGACCCGGAAGCCCTGCTGGCCGATCCCGCCGCCGCCGAACTGCCGACCAGGGGCGATCTGCGCCAGGCCGTGCTGGACGGTGTCGTGGCCGCGGTCCGCAAACAACCGGAGCGGGCTCGGTGGAACGCGGCTTGGTCGCTGCTGGTGAAAGCCGTGGAGACCGGGGCGCCCGACCTGGTGGTCGTTCCCGCGACAACGCTGGCCACGCTGCGCCGCGACAACTGGGAGGTGCCCGCGGCGATCGAACGGCTCGCCGGAGTGGTGTCGGTGTCGCAGAGTGCCGATCGCGCCGCGGCCCGCGTCGCCGTCGAGGCGGGCCGATGA
- a CDS encoding vWA domain-containing protein, translating to MTADTTGLDVEKLYAARLHAVSARPYLATALYALHIVESPRVPTMSVDRHWRCYVSPRFVDRTPVEELASVLVHEVSHLLRDHHARSDRYAHAHDLTGPGERLRMNIAADAEINDDAFGDGLLWPEGAVLPSTLGLEPGQLMEDYLGQFRLGHRTEGMAWLDCGSGADGSDREWDLGPDGADGLSEQQRDGVRFLVAQGIAGRPGDAPQGWRRWAKEALHPTQPWRDLLGAALRAAASAPGAGEDYTYRRPARRSTALPGIVLPSLRRTPPKVSVVIDTSGSVSDDELGSALLEVAAIIRAVGGRRDLVTVFSCDAAARIAHPLCQAEGLTLIGGGGTDLRTGFTAALRTRPDVVVALTDGQTPWPTHQPACRTVVGLFRRERAWRHDDPDYVPDTPPAWARVVEIG from the coding sequence ATGACAGCGGACACCACCGGGCTCGATGTCGAAAAGCTTTATGCCGCAAGGCTGCACGCGGTTTCGGCCCGCCCCTACCTGGCGACCGCTCTGTACGCGCTGCACATCGTCGAGTCGCCGCGGGTGCCGACGATGAGCGTGGACAGACACTGGCGGTGCTACGTGTCGCCACGGTTCGTCGACCGCACACCGGTGGAAGAACTCGCTTCGGTACTGGTGCACGAGGTTTCGCATCTGCTGCGAGACCATCACGCGCGCAGCGACCGCTACGCGCACGCCCACGACCTGACCGGTCCGGGGGAGCGGCTGCGCATGAACATCGCCGCGGACGCCGAGATCAACGACGACGCGTTCGGCGACGGGTTGCTCTGGCCCGAGGGCGCGGTGCTGCCCAGCACCTTGGGGCTGGAACCGGGACAGCTCATGGAGGACTACCTGGGACAGTTCCGCCTCGGGCACCGCACCGAAGGTATGGCGTGGCTCGACTGCGGGAGCGGCGCGGACGGCTCGGACCGCGAGTGGGATCTGGGGCCCGACGGTGCGGACGGTCTCAGCGAACAGCAGCGCGACGGCGTCCGATTCCTCGTGGCACAGGGCATTGCCGGGCGTCCGGGAGACGCGCCGCAGGGTTGGCGACGCTGGGCGAAGGAAGCCCTGCACCCCACGCAGCCGTGGCGGGATCTGCTCGGTGCGGCCCTGCGCGCGGCCGCCTCGGCTCCCGGCGCCGGTGAGGACTACACCTACCGGCGCCCCGCCCGCCGCTCCACCGCGCTCCCCGGGATCGTGTTGCCGAGCCTGCGTCGCACCCCGCCCAAGGTCAGCGTGGTCATCGATACCTCGGGGTCGGTCAGCGACGACGAACTGGGCAGCGCCCTGCTCGAGGTCGCCGCCATCATCCGCGCCGTCGGCGGCCGCCGCGACCTGGTCACCGTGTTCTCCTGCGACGCGGCAGCCAGAATCGCGCACCCGCTGTGCCAGGCCGAGGGCTTGACGCTGATCGGCGGTGGCGGCACCGACCTGCGCACCGGTTTCACCGCGGCCCTGCGTACCCGCCCGGACGTCGTCGTAGCCCTGACCGACGGCCAAACTCCCTGGCCCACCCACCAACCGGCCTGCCGAACCGTCGTCGGCCTCTTCCGCCGAGAACGCGCATGGCGTCACGACGACCCGGACTACGTCCCGGACACCCCACCCGCCTGGGCCCGGGTGGTCGAGATCGGCTGA
- a CDS encoding PDR/VanB family oxidoreductase — protein MISAIVRIRSITYESEGVLSFVLTDPGGAPLPPWSPGAHVDVVLPGGIVRQYSLCGDPAHRDSYRIAVLREEQGRGGSAWMHENVRPGMLLEIREPRNNFPLTQAASYLLIAGGIGITPLLPMIRELEERGADWQLHYGGRTGARMAFADELSGYGARVRRYAQDEVGLMPLAEILEPVTSGTLVYCCGPEPLLAAVEQRCVADALRVERFHPKEIAATGPDRPTTVVLNRSGRTIEVPAGSSILDALERAGSDVLWSCREGTCATCETTVLEGEVEHRDSVLTPAEQESGKTMMICVSRARTDRLVLDA, from the coding sequence GTGATCAGCGCGATTGTGCGAATTCGGTCCATCACCTACGAATCAGAGGGCGTGCTGTCCTTTGTGCTCACCGACCCCGGCGGCGCGCCACTGCCGCCGTGGTCACCGGGTGCGCACGTGGATGTCGTCCTGCCCGGCGGCATCGTCCGCCAGTACTCACTGTGTGGCGATCCCGCGCATCGGGACAGTTATCGCATCGCGGTGCTGCGCGAGGAACAGGGCCGCGGCGGGTCGGCGTGGATGCACGAGAACGTGCGGCCGGGCATGCTGTTGGAGATCCGGGAGCCACGCAACAACTTCCCGCTCACACAGGCGGCGAGCTACCTCCTGATCGCCGGCGGTATCGGAATCACCCCGCTGTTGCCGATGATCCGCGAACTCGAAGAGCGCGGCGCCGACTGGCAACTGCACTACGGCGGCCGCACCGGCGCGCGAATGGCCTTCGCCGACGAGCTGTCCGGCTACGGCGCACGGGTTCGTCGCTACGCGCAGGACGAAGTCGGGCTGATGCCACTGGCCGAGATTCTCGAGCCGGTGACCTCGGGCACGCTCGTGTACTGCTGTGGTCCCGAGCCGCTGCTGGCCGCGGTCGAGCAGCGCTGTGTCGCGGATGCCTTGCGGGTCGAGCGTTTTCATCCCAAGGAAATCGCGGCCACCGGACCCGACCGGCCGACCACCGTCGTGCTCAACCGTTCCGGCCGGACCATCGAGGTACCGGCCGGGTCGTCGATCCTGGACGCACTCGAACGGGCCGGCTCCGACGTGCTGTGGTCGTGCCGCGAAGGAACGTGCGCGACCTGCGAGACCACCGTGCTCGAAGGCGAAGTGGAGCACCGTGATTCGGTGCTCACCCCGGCTGAACAAGAGTCGGGCAAAACCATGATGATCTGCGTTTCCCGAGCACGCACGGACCGTCTCGTGCTCGATGCCTGA
- a CDS encoding FAD-dependent oxidoreductase, whose amino-acid sequence MHDVIVVGARCAGATVAMLLARRGYRVLCVDQALFPKDAVSTHMLRQSGLARLRDWGLLDRLKATGCTPIHSITMSYADAHFSGFSDPIDGIAQTYAPRRIVLDGLLQDAAREAGVDLREGVTVTELVRDGEVVTGIVGRDRDGEPVTEYARLVIGADGYASTVAQLTGAEKYDVIPGETFTAYSYWSGLNMQSQLRIGDKQAVGGWPTNDGKTLIWCVQYLDRFAPFRTDVERNFSLAFKETAPDLAELLDTGERVERFFIARYPENFYRTSHGPGWALVGDAGYHKDPFTGLGISDAFTYADLLAERVHEGLSAARPLDEALADYQAQRDRSSKPMYRFTCESSRLVLPDKHVEVMRALPRSPKHTQQWFRMMAGGLSGREFFAEDNLAALLNPQGAR is encoded by the coding sequence GTGCACGATGTCATTGTTGTCGGCGCGCGCTGCGCCGGTGCCACGGTGGCGATGCTGCTCGCGCGGCGCGGCTACCGGGTGCTCTGCGTCGACCAGGCGCTGTTTCCCAAGGACGCGGTGTCGACCCACATGCTGCGGCAGAGTGGCCTCGCGCGCCTGCGGGATTGGGGTCTGCTCGATCGGTTGAAAGCTACCGGTTGCACGCCGATCCATTCGATCACCATGTCGTACGCCGACGCCCACTTCTCCGGCTTCTCCGACCCGATCGACGGTATCGCGCAGACCTACGCGCCGCGGCGCATCGTGCTCGACGGACTGTTGCAGGACGCCGCCCGCGAGGCCGGGGTCGATCTGCGCGAGGGCGTCACCGTGACGGAACTGGTGCGCGACGGTGAGGTAGTCACCGGCATCGTGGGCCGCGACCGCGACGGCGAACCGGTCACCGAATACGCCCGCCTCGTCATCGGCGCCGACGGGTACGCCTCCACTGTCGCCCAGCTCACCGGGGCCGAGAAATACGACGTGATTCCGGGGGAGACCTTCACCGCCTATTCGTACTGGTCCGGCCTGAACATGCAGAGCCAGTTGCGGATCGGCGACAAGCAGGCGGTCGGCGGCTGGCCCACCAACGACGGCAAGACGCTGATCTGGTGCGTGCAATACCTCGACCGGTTCGCGCCGTTCCGCACCGATGTCGAACGCAACTTCTCGTTGGCGTTCAAGGAAACCGCACCCGACCTCGCCGAACTGCTCGACACCGGCGAACGCGTCGAACGGTTCTTCATCGCCCGCTACCCGGAGAACTTCTACCGCACCTCGCACGGCCCCGGTTGGGCGCTGGTCGGTGACGCCGGATATCACAAGGACCCCTTCACCGGCCTCGGCATCAGTGACGCGTTCACTTACGCCGACCTGCTCGCCGAGCGGGTGCACGAGGGATTGTCGGCGGCGCGGCCACTCGACGAAGCGCTGGCCGACTATCAGGCGCAGCGTGATCGGTCGAGCAAGCCGATGTACCGGTTCACCTGCGAGTCCTCGCGACTGGTGTTGCCGGACAAGCACGTCGAGGTGATGCGGGCGCTGCCGCGCAGCCCGAAGCACACGCAGCAGTGGTTCCGCATGATGGCGGGCGGGCTCAGTGGCCGCGAGTTCTTCGCCGAGGACAACCTCGCGGCGTTGCTGAACCCACAGGGTGCGCGATGA
- a CDS encoding class I adenylate-forming enzyme family protein, whose translation MTVQPFDTAGIFRDEHGVAHYADLPDSLVDMLRHTVRTWPEQEAVVEIGGERLSYRQLWDRAARVSGGLRDKGIEPGDRVAILLNAGTEWVVGFLGIVLAGAVAVPVNTRFADPEIDYVLADSAVAFSLRPNEALPQGEPYVHEGSAPTDLAAIFYTSGTTGRPKGAMTTHRNLLSTVENVRRLAHIDPDEGPTLRNLVSVPLFHVTACNSQLIPQLAIGGSTIILPQFKIQDFLRAIVDERVTSLTNTPAIYYLAFRQPDFADFDLSAVNRVAYGGAPVAPALVAEIERHFPNARLANGFGLTETSSIATYLPHEWATEHAESVGFAAPIIDLAIDAPDPVSGVGELLVRGATVVAGYWNNPAATAATFVDGWLRTGDLARIDERGLVSIADRAKDMINRGGENVYCVEVENALAGAPGIGESAVVGVPDDMMGEKVGAVVVPVAGTEFDEAAVLGYLRERLADFKVPQYFSVRAAPLPRNPGGKVVKTALRSEPFTPAGRG comes from the coding sequence ATGACCGTGCAGCCGTTCGACACCGCCGGGATCTTTCGCGACGAGCACGGTGTGGCGCACTATGCCGACCTGCCCGATTCCCTGGTGGACATGCTGCGCCACACCGTGCGGACCTGGCCCGAACAGGAAGCCGTCGTCGAGATCGGTGGCGAGCGGCTCTCGTACCGGCAACTGTGGGACCGTGCGGCCAGGGTCTCGGGTGGGTTGCGGGACAAGGGAATCGAGCCGGGCGACCGCGTCGCCATCCTGCTGAACGCGGGCACCGAGTGGGTGGTGGGCTTTCTCGGAATCGTGCTCGCGGGTGCGGTGGCCGTGCCGGTCAACACCCGGTTCGCCGACCCCGAGATCGACTATGTGCTGGCCGATTCCGCTGTCGCGTTCAGCCTGCGGCCGAACGAAGCACTGCCGCAGGGTGAGCCCTACGTCCACGAGGGCTCGGCCCCCACGGATCTGGCCGCGATCTTCTACACCAGTGGTACGACCGGACGGCCGAAGGGCGCGATGACCACACATCGCAACCTGCTCTCGACCGTCGAGAACGTGCGCAGGCTCGCCCACATCGACCCCGACGAGGGCCCGACCTTGCGCAACCTGGTCTCGGTGCCGTTGTTCCACGTCACCGCCTGCAACAGCCAGCTGATTCCCCAGCTGGCCATCGGCGGCAGCACGATCATCCTGCCGCAGTTCAAGATTCAGGATTTCCTGCGGGCCATCGTCGACGAGCGGGTCACCTCGCTCACCAACACGCCCGCCATCTACTACCTCGCGTTCCGGCAACCCGACTTCGCCGACTTCGATCTGAGCGCGGTGAACCGGGTCGCCTACGGTGGCGCGCCGGTCGCGCCCGCGCTGGTCGCCGAGATCGAGCGGCACTTCCCGAACGCACGGCTGGCCAACGGGTTCGGTCTCACCGAGACCTCGTCCATCGCGACCTACCTGCCCCACGAATGGGCCACCGAACACGCGGAATCGGTGGGGTTCGCCGCGCCGATCATCGACCTGGCCATCGACGCGCCCGACCCGGTCAGCGGCGTCGGCGAACTGCTCGTCCGCGGTGCCACCGTCGTCGCCGGGTACTGGAACAACCCCGCCGCCACCGCCGCGACCTTCGTCGACGGCTGGTTGCGCACCGGCGACCTCGCCCGCATCGACGAGCGAGGACTGGTGTCGATCGCCGATCGGGCCAAGGACATGATCAACCGCGGTGGCGAGAACGTGTACTGCGTCGAAGTGGAGAACGCGCTCGCCGGCGCCCCCGGCATCGGTGAATCCGCGGTGGTCGGCGTGCCCGACGACATGATGGGCGAGAAGGTCGGCGCGGTGGTGGTGCCGGTCGCGGGCACCGAGTTCGACGAGGCCGCCGTGCTCGGCTACCTGCGCGAGCGGCTCGCCGATTTCAAAGTCCCCCAGTACTTCTCGGTGCGCGCGGCGCCGTTGCCGCGCAATCCCGGCGGGAAGGTCGTCAAGACCGCGTTGCGGTCCGAACCGTTCACGCCCGCCGGACGAGGGTGA
- a CDS encoding 5'/3'-nucleotidase SurE, translated as MHLLITNDDGYRAPGLLALARAVRALGIDATVVAPSGPMSGAGQSRRSGVAVGWEWAAPTAGIPTIHVGSTPAACVVFALTSGVLAPVDLCLSGVNAGENIGATLNVSGTYGAVQEAGARGVPGIALSREFGGQWNEPHTWDWGWVPEATAATLTALLAARAGWFTANVNLSGTDRGTDPAYTTVSRALYYTDVFDLAQGAILSTIGYRAEDLSPDDDIHAFAEQRRTSITLVRRA; from the coding sequence ATGCACCTGCTGATCACCAACGATGACGGCTACCGCGCGCCGGGCCTCCTGGCACTGGCGCGGGCCGTGCGCGCGCTCGGCATCGACGCGACGGTGGTGGCACCGAGCGGGCCGATGTCGGGCGCGGGACAGTCGCGGCGCAGCGGCGTCGCGGTGGGTTGGGAGTGGGCCGCCCCGACCGCCGGGATTCCCACGATTCACGTGGGGTCCACTCCGGCGGCGTGCGTGGTGTTCGCGCTGACCTCCGGGGTCCTCGCGCCGGTGGATCTGTGCCTGAGCGGGGTGAACGCGGGCGAGAACATCGGCGCCACCCTGAATGTCAGCGGCACCTACGGTGCGGTCCAGGAGGCGGGCGCGCGCGGTGTGCCCGGCATCGCGCTCTCGCGCGAGTTCGGCGGACAGTGGAACGAGCCGCACACCTGGGACTGGGGCTGGGTGCCCGAGGCGACCGCCGCGACCCTCACCGCGCTGCTGGCAGCGCGGGCGGGCTGGTTCACCGCCAACGTCAATCTGTCCGGTACCGACCGCGGCACCGATCCGGCCTACACCACGGTCAGCCGCGCGCTGTATTACACCGACGTCTTCGACCTCGCCCAGGGCGCCATCCTCAGCACGATCGGTTACCGCGCCGAGGATCTGTCGCCCGACGACGACATCCACGCCTTCGCCGAACAGCGGCGGACCAGCATCACCCTCGTCCGGCGGGCGTGA
- a CDS encoding ABC transporter ATP-binding protein codes for MTSLSVSEPPVLTTELDLSAGVVLDGITKQYGEDRPALDVDLLHVPGQSLTVLVGPSGCGKSTALGVVSGLITPTAGRVLIDGADVTEVAPGRRGVAMVFQDFALYPHMTVERNISFGLRLEGKHNRKSGLDRTEIERRVAGACDSLGLSELRHRKPAQLSGGQRQRVGLARAIVRQPKVLLLDEPLSALDAQLRQQARVELVRLHRELGNTVVLVTHDQLEALSMATHLVVMNDSRVLQVGSPAQVYRRPVDLFVATFLGSPPMNLATVTMNPAGDEMTGRGLEVLLPRAVPGVPADLKLGWRPGDGTLRDHDGPGLLVHGVVELVEFTGDSKIAQCTGESGRWAVTLPANDPAPAIGARIQVFVPADRLHLFDPETGSRITAFDAPADHQR; via the coding sequence ATGACCAGTCTCAGTGTGAGCGAGCCCCCGGTGCTGACCACCGAGCTCGATCTCTCGGCCGGCGTGGTGCTCGACGGCATCACCAAGCAATACGGCGAGGACCGCCCGGCTCTCGACGTGGACCTGCTGCACGTGCCGGGGCAATCGCTGACCGTGCTGGTCGGTCCCTCCGGCTGCGGCAAATCGACCGCGCTCGGTGTGGTGTCCGGCCTGATCACCCCCACCGCGGGTCGAGTGCTCATCGACGGGGCCGATGTCACCGAGGTGGCGCCGGGACGACGCGGAGTCGCGATGGTGTTCCAGGACTTCGCGCTGTACCCGCACATGACCGTCGAGCGCAATATCTCCTTCGGCTTGCGGCTCGAGGGCAAGCACAACCGCAAGTCCGGGCTGGACCGCACCGAGATCGAACGACGGGTGGCCGGTGCGTGCGACAGCCTCGGGCTGAGCGAATTGCGCCACCGCAAGCCCGCGCAGCTCTCGGGCGGTCAGCGTCAGCGGGTCGGGCTGGCCAGGGCGATCGTTCGGCAGCCGAAGGTGCTGCTGCTCGACGAGCCGCTGTCCGCGCTGGACGCGCAGTTGCGTCAGCAGGCGCGGGTGGAACTGGTGCGACTGCATCGCGAGCTCGGCAACACCGTCGTGCTCGTCACCCATGACCAGCTCGAGGCGTTGTCGATGGCCACCCACCTGGTGGTGATGAACGATTCGCGGGTGTTGCAGGTCGGCAGTCCGGCGCAGGTGTACCGGCGGCCGGTCGACCTGTTCGTCGCGACCTTCCTGGGTAGCCCGCCGATGAACCTGGCGACGGTGACCATGAACCCGGCCGGGGACGAGATGACCGGGCGGGGACTGGAAGTGCTTCTGCCCCGAGCTGTCCCCGGTGTTCCCGCCGACTTGAAACTGGGCTGGCGACCCGGCGACGGAACGCTGCGCGACCACGACGGCCCCGGCTTGCTCGTCCACGGCGTGGTGGAGCTGGTCGAGTTCACCGGCGACTCCAAGATCGCGCAGTGCACCGGCGAATCGGGCCGATGGGCCGTGACGCTGCCCGCCAACGATCCGGCGCCGGCCATCGGCGCGCGGATCCAGGTGTTCGTCCCGGCGGACCGGCTGCACCTGTTCGACCCCGAAACCGGCTCCCGGATCACGGCTTTCGATGCACCTGCTGATCACCAACGATGA